In Gemmatimonadota bacterium, a single window of DNA contains:
- a CDS encoding aminotransferase class V-fold PLP-dependent enzyme has protein sequence MPLDRRSFLSVLGGTTLTWPRTVEAFARQLAPGGAPTDESFWGLVRAQFLIPPDRIYLNNGTLGPSPYVVVDAVTEHIRRVAMTYPPGVAWDDLKQSLSSLLGGDADGFVFPRNTTEAMNFVAHGLELEPGDEVLTTDHEHIGGLEPWKLVTARQGLSLHVVSLPVPARSADDLLRAVWSGVTDRTRVMSVSHLTFTTGTILPIRELANRCAERGIVLVVDGAHPPGMIQLDLAALGGDFYASSPHKWLLAPQGTGLLYLSEGWRERLWPTLASGGWDDLSLGAHRFNHMGTMDESRLAGLLAASEFFLAIGMDRVEARVRYLQGLLQDGLASIAGVALATPADNSMRAAIVSFRMEGVESLALQGHLSRTEQIRTRVIGEYDYGWMRLSTHIYNGPDDIERTLELLSDVARNGIPARG, from the coding sequence ATGCCTCTGGACCGTAGAAGCTTTCTCTCCGTCCTGGGCGGAACCACGCTGACGTGGCCGAGGACGGTGGAAGCGTTCGCACGGCAGCTCGCCCCAGGCGGCGCACCTACGGATGAGTCTTTTTGGGGCCTCGTGCGGGCCCAGTTCCTGATCCCGCCGGACCGCATCTACCTCAACAACGGCACGCTGGGGCCGTCTCCATACGTCGTTGTCGATGCGGTGACGGAGCACATCCGTCGCGTAGCGATGACGTACCCGCCTGGCGTGGCGTGGGACGATCTCAAGCAGTCGCTCTCCTCGTTGCTGGGTGGGGACGCCGACGGGTTCGTCTTCCCGCGGAACACGACCGAGGCGATGAACTTCGTCGCGCATGGGCTCGAGCTGGAGCCCGGAGACGAAGTGCTCACCACCGACCACGAGCACATCGGTGGCCTCGAGCCTTGGAAGCTCGTCACGGCCCGCCAAGGGCTTTCCCTGCACGTGGTGTCGCTCCCCGTCCCGGCCCGCTCTGCCGACGACCTGCTCAGAGCCGTGTGGTCAGGGGTCACCGACCGGACCCGTGTGATGAGCGTATCGCACCTTACCTTCACGACGGGCACGATCCTGCCGATCCGCGAGCTCGCGAACCGTTGTGCCGAACGGGGCATCGTGCTCGTCGTGGACGGGGCGCACCCGCCGGGCATGATCCAACTCGACCTGGCCGCGCTCGGTGGTGACTTCTATGCCAGCTCGCCCCACAAGTGGTTGCTCGCGCCTCAGGGGACCGGCCTTCTGTACCTCAGCGAGGGGTGGCGCGAACGATTGTGGCCCACGCTCGCTTCCGGCGGCTGGGACGACCTCTCGCTGGGCGCGCACCGCTTCAACCACATGGGCACGATGGACGAGTCACGGTTGGCAGGTCTGTTGGCTGCCTCCGAGTTCTTTCTGGCCATCGGCATGGATCGAGTGGAGGCTCGTGTCCGCTACCTGCAGGGATTGCTGCAGGACGGCCTCGCGTCGATTGCGGGGGTCGCTCTCGCAACACCTGCGGACAACAGTATGCGTGCCGCGATCGTCTCATTCCGGATGGAGGGGGTGGAGTCGTTGGCGCTCCAGGGTCACCTTTCGCGCACCGAACAGATCCGGACGCGCGTGATCGGAGAGTACGACTACGGTTGGATGCGTCTCTCGACTCACATCTACAATGGGCCGGACGACATCGAGCGCACGTTGGAGTTGCTGTCCGACGTCGCTCGCAACGGCATTCCAGCGAGGGGATAG
- the moeB gene encoding molybdopterin-synthase adenylyltransferase MoeB has protein sequence MNRPELSRSELHRYARHIALPEVGLEGQRQLKAGRVLCVGVGGLGSPLALYLAAAGVGTIGIVDFDEVDTSNLQRQILHGTADVGRHKLDSAADRLHDVNPHVEVVGHPERLTSENALEILKGYDVVVDGTDNFPTRYLVNDACVLLGTPNVYGSVFRWEGQVSVFATEGGPCYRCLFREPPPPGLVPNCAEGGVLGVLPGIIGSMQAMETIKLLLGKGVGLAGRLLIFDALEMTWREIALRRNPDCPVCGDVPTQTGLIDYELFCGVTPAAERSGDSAQDFEELDAVSVAALLDSETPPYLIDVREPWEWAVSSLADRGARLIPLAELGDRLGDVPKETPLVVYCRSGQRGQSAARQLVAAGYGPVTNLSGGLLSWAESVEPGLPVV, from the coding sequence ATGAATCGTCCCGAGCTGTCCCGCAGCGAGCTGCATCGCTATGCCAGGCACATCGCGTTGCCCGAGGTCGGCCTCGAAGGGCAGCGCCAACTCAAGGCTGGGCGAGTGCTTTGTGTGGGTGTAGGGGGGTTGGGGTCGCCGCTGGCACTATACTTGGCTGCCGCGGGGGTCGGCACGATCGGTATCGTCGACTTCGACGAGGTGGACACGAGTAACCTCCAGCGCCAGATCTTGCACGGTACCGCAGACGTCGGAAGGCACAAGTTGGACAGCGCCGCCGACCGGCTCCACGACGTCAACCCGCACGTCGAGGTCGTCGGCCACCCCGAGCGTCTCACCTCCGAGAATGCGCTCGAGATCCTGAAGGGGTACGACGTCGTCGTCGACGGCACGGACAACTTCCCGACCCGCTACCTCGTCAACGACGCCTGCGTGCTTCTGGGCACTCCCAACGTCTACGGGTCCGTCTTTCGCTGGGAGGGGCAGGTCTCGGTGTTCGCCACGGAGGGCGGGCCATGCTATCGCTGCCTGTTTCGCGAGCCGCCGCCACCAGGGCTCGTGCCCAACTGCGCCGAGGGTGGCGTGCTGGGGGTGCTTCCGGGGATCATCGGGTCGATGCAGGCCATGGAGACAATCAAGCTCCTGCTCGGCAAAGGGGTGGGTCTTGCAGGTCGCCTGCTGATCTTCGACGCCCTAGAGATGACGTGGCGTGAGATCGCGCTTCGGCGCAATCCGGATTGTCCGGTGTGCGGCGATGTGCCCACACAGACCGGGCTGATCGATTACGAGCTGTTTTGCGGAGTCACGCCGGCCGCCGAGCGCTCGGGTGATTCGGCGCAGGACTTCGAGGAGCTCGACGCCGTGTCGGTCGCCGCGCTCTTGGATTCCGAGACCCCTCCGTACCTGATCGACGTCCGGGAGCCGTGGGAGTGGGCTGTGAGCAGCCTGGCAGATCGAGGGGCGAGGCTGATCCCACTCGCGGAGTTGGGCGATCGCTTGGGCGATGTACCCAAGGAGACCCCATTGGTGGTGTACTGCCGGAGCGGCCAGCGAGGCCAGAGCGCGGCACGGCAGCTCGTCGCGGCCGGCTACGGTCCCGTGACCAACCTCTCGGGGGGGCTTCTCTCCTGGGCGGAGTCGGTCGAGCCCGGCCTACCGGTCGTTTAG
- a CDS encoding outer membrane beta-barrel protein, which yields MRRIALLALVALALPAAVDAQARLMVGGGISSPSGDFANAVDAGKHGRVGLQVGVPVFPVSLRAEGEIHSFSEATGGGKANLINGTISAVLSLGGIGLSPYVIAGVGSYRFDADAAEAAVTNRGIHGGFGVSIGALGFGGFAEVRLVNIDGDGDGDDSRYIAGTIGFRF from the coding sequence ATGCGACGTATCGCGCTTCTGGCGCTTGTTGCCCTCGCGCTACCCGCCGCTGTGGACGCTCAGGCTCGCCTCATGGTGGGTGGGGGAATCAGCAGTCCCAGTGGCGATTTCGCCAACGCCGTGGACGCGGGCAAGCATGGCCGGGTCGGGCTTCAGGTCGGCGTGCCGGTGTTCCCGGTCTCCCTCAGGGCCGAAGGTGAAATCCACAGCTTCTCCGAGGCGACCGGCGGCGGCAAGGCGAATTTGATCAACGGCACCATCAGCGCGGTGCTCTCCTTGGGCGGAATCGGGCTCTCGCCCTACGTGATTGCGGGAGTGGGCAGCTACCGGTTCGACGCAGACGCGGCGGAAGCGGCGGTTACGAACAGAGGCATCCATGGCGGCTTCGGCGTGAGCATCGGTGCGCTGGGATTCGGGGGGTTCGCGGAGGTCCGACTGGTGAACATCGACGGAGACGGAGACGGCGACGATAGCCGATACATCGCCGGCACAATCGGGTTTCGTTTTTAG
- a CDS encoding NAD(P)/FAD-dependent oxidoreductase yields the protein MATDGSTPRVVIVGAGFGGVWAARTLSGSDVDVVLIDRNNYHTFFPLLYQVAAAELVPTDIAHPVRTLFRRSPNIDVRMAEMTGLDLERRCVLTDRGAVEYDRLVLGLGSVPHYFGVDGAAEHAFPLRWMDDAIPLRHHVLTRFEAAAHTDEPGARERLLTFAIVGGGPTGVEYAGALSELIHGPLLRDFPSIRDEEVRVVLLEAADRLLGGMPEKLGSYARGRLARRFVTVRLGVRVEHVGPESVELSSGEVMPTETVVWTAGVQGEPAAAEWGLPVESGGRVPVTDYLHLASHPEVFVVGDLAYCEDASGAPLPQVAQVAIQQGRRAAQNVLRSLAGADLKRFVYRDLGMLAVIGRNAAVAHVFGRTFRGLTAWFLWLTIHIVWLVGFRNRVLVLLNWAWNYVFYERAVRLILPGAMGTGRDERRP from the coding sequence GTGGCAACCGACGGATCGACTCCCCGCGTGGTGATCGTCGGGGCCGGCTTCGGCGGCGTTTGGGCGGCGCGGACGCTCTCTGGCTCCGACGTCGACGTCGTGCTGATCGACCGGAACAACTACCATACGTTCTTTCCGTTGCTGTACCAGGTCGCGGCCGCCGAACTGGTGCCAACCGATATCGCGCATCCCGTGCGCACGCTCTTCAGGCGCTCGCCCAACATCGACGTGCGCATGGCCGAGATGACCGGGCTCGACCTCGAGCGCCGTTGCGTACTCACGGACCGCGGGGCCGTCGAGTATGACCGACTGGTTCTCGGGCTCGGGAGCGTGCCCCACTACTTCGGCGTGGACGGTGCGGCCGAGCACGCCTTCCCGCTTCGCTGGATGGACGACGCGATTCCTCTGCGCCATCACGTGCTGACCCGGTTCGAGGCTGCGGCACATACGGATGAGCCGGGGGCCCGGGAGCGCCTGCTGACCTTCGCGATTGTAGGCGGAGGACCCACCGGGGTCGAGTACGCGGGAGCCCTGTCCGAACTCATCCACGGACCACTGCTGCGCGACTTCCCGAGCATCCGAGACGAGGAGGTCAGGGTCGTGCTGCTGGAGGCAGCGGATCGACTGCTCGGAGGTATGCCCGAGAAGCTCGGCTCGTACGCCCGCGGGAGGCTCGCTCGTCGGTTCGTCACGGTGCGACTCGGCGTCCGGGTCGAGCATGTGGGGCCGGAGAGCGTCGAGCTGTCGAGCGGCGAGGTGATGCCCACAGAGACCGTCGTTTGGACTGCTGGGGTTCAGGGCGAGCCCGCCGCCGCCGAGTGGGGCCTACCGGTGGAGTCCGGTGGGAGAGTGCCCGTGACCGATTACCTACACCTGGCTTCGCACCCGGAGGTGTTCGTGGTCGGTGATCTGGCGTATTGCGAAGACGCTTCCGGGGCGCCGCTGCCTCAGGTCGCTCAGGTGGCGATTCAACAGGGCCGGCGTGCCGCCCAGAACGTATTGCGATCGTTGGCGGGCGCGGATCTGAAGAGATTCGTCTACCGTGATCTCGGCATGCTTGCGGTCATCGGGCGCAATGCGGCCGTGGCCCACGTGTTCGGCAGAACGTTCCGAGGACTCACAGCCTGGTTTCTCTGGCTCACGATCCACATCGTGTGGCTGGTAGGATTCCGCAACCGCGTTCTCGTGCTGCTGAACTGGGCGTGGAACTACGTGTTCTACGAGCGTGCAGTTCGTCTGATTCTCCCTGGTGCCATGGGCACCGGGCGCGACGAGAGGCGACCCTGA
- a CDS encoding DUF2723 domain-containing protein has protein sequence MKTPKDEMHEYRPPYGPAAIVSACLLTLYVITLAPSIAFWDAGEYIATAHILGIPHPPGNPLFVVLARSWSLLLAPLGLPVAVRINLLAAVTSAAASGFLFLVAHRVLSSFFDARRFALAGAAAAALIGATALTVWGQSTVNEKVYTISVLVIAAVSWLAVRWRDQKHVAGGERYLLLAIFLMALGSTNHLMSVLPAPALGIFILMTAPSVLFRKAFLVRVVPLVLLGLSFNFVLPVRAALDPVINEGAPTCESVASAAQAIYTNGKSGCPMLADNLTRKQYQTPPVTQRKAPFRAQMAMYLQYFDWQWARGVDASELPGTARVPFTLLFGALGALGLYAVWKADRAIFAYLLVLLATLSIGLVINLNFKYGYSLSPEITDSLQHEVRERDYFYVGSFLLWGSLAGMGLAWVWHTIAGMAGGVRRYAAAAPILLIAVIPLIMNWSWASRAGDYAARDWAFDLLMSVEPYGVLFTNGDNDTFPLWYVQEVEGIRQDVTVIVGQYLMTTWYPKQLQALTRPDRQRIFDADLVPGLFADPDVPTESIVDLSAEQMDRVGAVRLQEDLSISFPGIVVRYPADMVLDRSHQLALSIIHDSIDERPIYFASAGGMMGELGLERWGVRHGLAVKLEMRSLDAPTPANWVQGSADFGGIWFDIDRSLELYENVYEYRGIRDRAIWQDRSTLNIPMQYFAMALQLADAAKVAGRDAELVRRLEEDSLNFQIVAQGGARGTPGQ, from the coding sequence GTGAAGACCCCGAAGGACGAGATGCACGAGTACCGACCTCCGTACGGTCCTGCCGCGATCGTGAGCGCGTGTCTTCTCACCCTATACGTGATCACTCTGGCGCCCTCGATCGCCTTCTGGGACGCTGGCGAGTACATCGCCACGGCGCACATCCTGGGAATCCCTCACCCACCGGGGAATCCGCTTTTCGTCGTGCTGGCCAGGAGCTGGAGCCTCCTCTTGGCACCACTCGGTCTTCCCGTCGCCGTGCGCATCAACCTGCTCGCTGCGGTGACCAGCGCGGCGGCCTCCGGCTTCCTGTTTCTGGTCGCGCACCGGGTGCTCTCGAGCTTCTTCGACGCGCGACGGTTCGCGCTTGCGGGTGCCGCTGCCGCGGCGCTCATCGGCGCCACCGCGCTCACCGTTTGGGGCCAGTCTACGGTGAACGAGAAGGTGTACACGATCAGCGTGCTCGTCATCGCGGCCGTGAGCTGGCTCGCGGTCCGCTGGCGGGATCAGAAACATGTTGCCGGCGGCGAGCGATACCTGCTGCTCGCGATCTTCTTGATGGCGCTCGGTTCGACGAACCACCTCATGTCGGTGTTGCCGGCGCCGGCGCTCGGGATCTTCATTCTGATGACCGCACCGAGCGTTCTGTTCCGCAAGGCGTTCCTCGTGCGCGTCGTGCCGCTCGTGCTTCTCGGATTGTCGTTCAACTTCGTGCTTCCGGTGCGCGCCGCGCTCGATCCGGTGATCAACGAAGGTGCTCCGACCTGTGAGTCGGTGGCCAGCGCCGCTCAAGCGATTTACACGAACGGAAAGTCGGGCTGTCCGATGTTGGCGGACAACCTGACTCGCAAGCAGTACCAGACGCCTCCGGTCACCCAGCGGAAGGCTCCCTTCCGAGCCCAGATGGCGATGTACTTGCAGTACTTCGACTGGCAGTGGGCGCGGGGCGTCGACGCCTCGGAGCTTCCCGGAACGGCGAGGGTCCCCTTCACCCTACTCTTCGGCGCGTTGGGAGCGCTAGGTCTGTACGCTGTCTGGAAGGCGGACCGGGCGATCTTCGCTTACCTACTCGTGCTCTTGGCGACCCTGTCCATCGGGCTCGTCATCAACTTGAACTTCAAGTACGGATACTCGCTGTCACCGGAGATCACCGACTCGTTGCAGCACGAGGTGCGCGAACGGGACTACTTCTATGTCGGCAGCTTCCTGCTGTGGGGATCGTTGGCGGGTATGGGGCTGGCTTGGGTCTGGCATACGATCGCAGGCATGGCAGGTGGCGTTCGCAGGTATGCTGCCGCGGCGCCGATCCTGCTCATCGCGGTGATCCCCCTCATCATGAATTGGAGCTGGGCGTCCCGCGCCGGGGACTACGCAGCCCGCGACTGGGCGTTCGACCTGTTGATGAGCGTCGAGCCGTACGGCGTGCTCTTCACCAACGGAGACAACGACACGTTTCCGCTTTGGTACGTGCAGGAGGTCGAGGGCATCCGTCAGGATGTGACGGTCATCGTCGGTCAATACCTGATGACTACGTGGTACCCGAAGCAGTTGCAGGCGCTGACCCGCCCCGATCGTCAGCGGATCTTCGATGCGGACCTCGTTCCGGGGCTGTTCGCGGATCCCGACGTGCCCACGGAGTCCATCGTCGACCTTTCGGCCGAACAGATGGATCGGGTCGGCGCGGTGCGTCTGCAGGAGGACCTGTCGATTTCCTTCCCCGGAATCGTCGTGCGCTATCCTGCCGACATGGTCCTCGACCGCTCGCACCAGCTCGCGCTCTCGATCATTCACGACTCGATCGACGAGCGTCCGATCTACTTCGCTTCGGCCGGAGGGATGATGGGCGAGTTGGGTCTCGAGCGGTGGGGCGTGCGTCACGGGCTAGCGGTGAAGCTCGAGATGCGATCCCTCGACGCGCCGACCCCCGCCAACTGGGTGCAGGGCAGCGCCGACTTCGGTGGCATCTGGTTCGACATCGACCGGTCGCTCGAGTTGTATGAGAACGTCTACGAATACCGGGGCATTCGGGATCGAGCCATTTGGCAGGACCGCTCCACGCTGAATATTCCCATGCAGTACTTCGCGATGGCGCTCCAATTGGCAGACGCCGCCAAAGTGGCGGGTCGGGACGCGGAGTTGGTGCGGCGTCTGGAGGAGGACTCGCTCAACTTCCAGATCGTGGCGCAGGGGGGAGCGCGGGGGACGCCGGGCCAGTAA